In Thermodesulfovibrio aggregans, the following proteins share a genomic window:
- a CDS encoding response regulator transcription factor produces MKVLLIEDDKVLGESIEDYFRLNGIDTLWIYDERKLPNIIKVYEFDVIILDLMLNFTRGEDLITFLRDNRVNTPILILTAKTEFTSKEECFLRGADDYLTKPFEPKELLLRVRALSKRVQRETVFTIGDITINIDAKIILKNNREIKISKTAWDLLTLLIKRKGEIVSCDTILNYVWGGKAVGDEVVRTYIKELRKILPYNCIKTYKGRGYKLEGELRD; encoded by the coding sequence ATGAAAGTTCTTCTGATTGAAGATGATAAAGTCCTCGGTGAAAGCATAGAGGATTATTTCAGACTTAATGGTATTGATACATTATGGATTTATGATGAAAGAAAACTTCCCAATATAATTAAGGTTTATGAATTTGATGTAATTATTCTTGACCTTATGTTAAATTTCACTCGTGGAGAGGATTTAATTACATTTCTTAGAGACAACAGAGTAAACACGCCAATTTTAATTCTTACAGCTAAAACCGAGTTTACCAGCAAAGAGGAGTGTTTCCTTCGGGGAGCCGATGACTATCTTACAAAACCTTTTGAACCAAAGGAGTTGCTGCTCAGAGTCAGGGCATTAAGTAAAAGAGTTCAAAGAGAGACTGTATTTACCATTGGAGATATTACTATCAATATTGATGCAAAAATAATACTTAAAAATAACAGGGAAATAAAGATTTCGAAGACAGCCTGGGATTTATTAACTTTGTTGATAAAAAGAAAAGGCGAGATTGTTAGCTGTGATACAATTTTGAACTATGTCTGGGGTGGAAAGGCAGTTGGTGATGAAGTGGTAAGAACTTATATAAAAGAGCTGAGAAAAATTCTGCCCTATAACTGTATTAAAACCTATAAAGGAAGAGGATATAAGCTGGAAGGAGAATTAAGGGATTGA